A genomic region of Populus nigra chromosome 11, ddPopNigr1.1, whole genome shotgun sequence contains the following coding sequences:
- the LOC133668075 gene encoding signaling peptide TAXIMIN 1, whose protein sequence is MCCGDGDCRPLGFLLGLPFAFLSLIISAVGVVIWIVGLLLSCVCPCCLCVTVIVELALELIKAPIHVMEWFTSQIPC, encoded by the exons ATGTGCTGTGGAGACGGTGACTGTAGGCCTCTTGGCTTTCTTTTAGGCCTTCCCTTTGCCTTTCTTTCTCTAATTATCTCCGCTGTTGGCGTTGTCATTTGGATTGTCGG GTTGTTATTATCCTGTGTTTGTCCTTGTTGTTTATGCGTGACAGTGATAGTAGAACTGGCTCTGGAGTTGATCAAGGCCCCCATTCATGTCATGGAGTGGTTCACTTCTCAGATACCTTGTTGA
- the LOC133668210 gene encoding seed biotin-containing protein SBP65-like isoform X2, with product MASQQSRRESATSERENYVERERVPKMASHFESLIEKPKESVVEENIGEGGNETGAQYFESLADKMRGARTDVSSDKERERREELERKAREGYSVGKSKVEGGGKETEGKQEENGSDRNKEQQLSLDEITKLRETAQKNSLEALNAAEERYEKAKEKASRVVGSATKTVKEKFPQAKNTFAEKAAQPKDIAVEKAAQARDIAVEKAAQARDIAAQKAAQARDIAAQKAAQTKDITVQKAAQAKDTLVEGAQKTTHYIAEKGAQAKDTIVEGAKKTSEYVVEKSKGAMDYTVQKAVAAKDVTVESGKEAAYYVEKVAVDVKDKAAAAGWTAAHYTTEKAVEGTKAAARAVEYAGQKTTELAGKPLGAAKETAASTGESIKEYTARKKEEAERELEARKAAEGQGGEYREESQVHATGGQGAEEASVTKKFSEKVAPEGDEQEEQYWRRQQRQEESSLLGAITETIVEIAQATKDLVIGQDPPGAGTTGGYEASHLEYGKQEEH from the exons ATGGCATCTCAGCAATCCAGGAGAGAGAGCGCTACAAGTGAGAGAGAGAATTAtgtggagagagaaagagtcCCAAAAATGGCTAGCCATTTTGAGTCTTTGATAGAGAAACCAAAAGAATCAGTTGTCGAAGAAAACATCGGTGAAGGTGGCAATGAAACGGGAGCCCAGTACTTTGAGTCTCTTGCTGACAAAATGAGAGGAGCCAGGACGGATGTTTCTAGTgataaagaaagggaaagaagagaagaattaGAAAGGAAAGCAAGAGAGGGTTATTCTGTTGGAAAATCTAAAGTGGAAGGGGGTGGAAAAGAAACCGAAGGCAAACAAGAGGAGAATGGTAGTGATCGAAACAAAGAGCAACAACTTTCTCTTGATGAAATAACGAAGTTAAGAGAAACGGCGCAAAAAAATTCGTTGGAGGCTTTAAATGCAGCTGAAGAAAGATATGAGAAAGCAAAAGAGAAGGCAAGCCGAGTTGTGGGTTCCGCAACTAAGACTGTGAAAGAGAAATTTCctcaagcaaaaaacacttttgctGAGAAGGCTGCACAACCCAAAGACATTGCTGTGGAGAAGGCCGCACAAGCCAGAGACATTGCTGTGGAGAAGGCCGCACAAGCCAGAGACATTGCTGCACAGAAGGCCGCACAAGCCAGAGACATTGCTGCACAGAAGGCCGCGCAGACAAAGGACATTACTGTACAGAAGGCCGCACAAGCAAAGGACACTCTAGTTGAAGGGGCTCAAAAAACTACCCATTATATCGCAGAGAAGGGAGCACAAGCAAAAGACACCATTGTTGAAGGTGCTAAGAAAACTTCGGAGTATGTTGTAGAGAAGAGCAAAGGGGCCATGGATTATACAGTACAGAAGGCAGTAGCAGCTAAAGATGTGACTGTGGAAAGTGGCAAAGAGGCCGCTTATTATGTAGAGAAAGTGGCCGTGGATGTGAAAGACAAGGCCGCTGCAGCTGGATGGACTGCTGCTCATTACACAACTGAAAAAGCTGTGGAGGGGACTAAGGCAGCCGCGAGGGCAGTAGAGTATGCTGGTCAGAAGACTACCGAGCTTGCAGGGAAGCCATTGGGTGCTGCTAAAGAGACTGCTGCGTCTACTGGTGAAAGTATCAAGGAGTATACAGCTAGGAAGAAAGAGGAGGCCGAGAGAGAACTTGAGGCTCGAAAAGCTGCAGAAGGACAG GGAGGAGAATACAGGGAAGAATCACAAGTTCATGCAACAGGAGGTCAAGGAGCAGAGGAAGCGAGCGTCACAAAAAAATTCAGCGAGAAAGTCGCCCCAGAAGGAGACGAACAAGAAGAACAATATTGGCGGCGGCAGCAGCGACAAGAAGAAAGCAGCCTACTGGGCGCCATTACCGAAACTATAGTGGAGATTGCTCAAGCAACCAAAGATCTAGTTATTGGGCAAGACCCACCTGGAGCTGGGACGACGGGTGGCTATGAGGCAAGCCATTTGGAGTATGGGAAACAAGAAGAACATTAA
- the LOC133668210 gene encoding seed biotin-containing protein SBP65-like isoform X1 — MASQQSRRESATSERENYVERERVPKMASHFESLIEKPKESVVEENIGEGGNETGAQYFESLADKMRGARTDVSSDKERERREELERKAREGYSVGKSKVEGGGKETEGKQEENGSDRNKEQQLSLDEITKLRETAQKNSLEALNAAEERYEKAKEKASRVVGSATKTVKEKFPQAKNTFAEKAAQPKDIAVEKAAQARDIAVEKAAQARDIAAQKAAQARDIAAQKAAQTKDITVQKAAQAKDTLVEGAQKTTHYIAEKGAQAKDTIVEGAKKTSEYVVEKSKGAMDYTVQKAVAAKDVTVESGKEAAYYVEKVAVDVKDKAAAAGWTAAHYTTEKAVEGTKAAARAVEYAGQKTTELAGKPLGAAKETAASTGESIKEYTARKKEEAERELEARKAAEGQRSFQGGEYREESQVHATGGQGAEEASVTKKFSEKVAPEGDEQEEQYWRRQQRQEESSLLGAITETIVEIAQATKDLVIGQDPPGAGTTGGYEASHLEYGKQEEH, encoded by the exons ATGGCATCTCAGCAATCCAGGAGAGAGAGCGCTACAAGTGAGAGAGAGAATTAtgtggagagagaaagagtcCCAAAAATGGCTAGCCATTTTGAGTCTTTGATAGAGAAACCAAAAGAATCAGTTGTCGAAGAAAACATCGGTGAAGGTGGCAATGAAACGGGAGCCCAGTACTTTGAGTCTCTTGCTGACAAAATGAGAGGAGCCAGGACGGATGTTTCTAGTgataaagaaagggaaagaagagaagaattaGAAAGGAAAGCAAGAGAGGGTTATTCTGTTGGAAAATCTAAAGTGGAAGGGGGTGGAAAAGAAACCGAAGGCAAACAAGAGGAGAATGGTAGTGATCGAAACAAAGAGCAACAACTTTCTCTTGATGAAATAACGAAGTTAAGAGAAACGGCGCAAAAAAATTCGTTGGAGGCTTTAAATGCAGCTGAAGAAAGATATGAGAAAGCAAAAGAGAAGGCAAGCCGAGTTGTGGGTTCCGCAACTAAGACTGTGAAAGAGAAATTTCctcaagcaaaaaacacttttgctGAGAAGGCTGCACAACCCAAAGACATTGCTGTGGAGAAGGCCGCACAAGCCAGAGACATTGCTGTGGAGAAGGCCGCACAAGCCAGAGACATTGCTGCACAGAAGGCCGCACAAGCCAGAGACATTGCTGCACAGAAGGCCGCGCAGACAAAGGACATTACTGTACAGAAGGCCGCACAAGCAAAGGACACTCTAGTTGAAGGGGCTCAAAAAACTACCCATTATATCGCAGAGAAGGGAGCACAAGCAAAAGACACCATTGTTGAAGGTGCTAAGAAAACTTCGGAGTATGTTGTAGAGAAGAGCAAAGGGGCCATGGATTATACAGTACAGAAGGCAGTAGCAGCTAAAGATGTGACTGTGGAAAGTGGCAAAGAGGCCGCTTATTATGTAGAGAAAGTGGCCGTGGATGTGAAAGACAAGGCCGCTGCAGCTGGATGGACTGCTGCTCATTACACAACTGAAAAAGCTGTGGAGGGGACTAAGGCAGCCGCGAGGGCAGTAGAGTATGCTGGTCAGAAGACTACCGAGCTTGCAGGGAAGCCATTGGGTGCTGCTAAAGAGACTGCTGCGTCTACTGGTGAAAGTATCAAGGAGTATACAGCTAGGAAGAAAGAGGAGGCCGAGAGAGAACTTGAGGCTCGAAAAGCTGCAGAAGGACAG AGGAGTTTCCAGGGAGGAGAATACAGGGAAGAATCACAAGTTCATGCAACAGGAGGTCAAGGAGCAGAGGAAGCGAGCGTCACAAAAAAATTCAGCGAGAAAGTCGCCCCAGAAGGAGACGAACAAGAAGAACAATATTGGCGGCGGCAGCAGCGACAAGAAGAAAGCAGCCTACTGGGCGCCATTACCGAAACTATAGTGGAGATTGCTCAAGCAACCAAAGATCTAGTTATTGGGCAAGACCCACCTGGAGCTGGGACGACGGGTGGCTATGAGGCAAGCCATTTGGAGTATGGGAAACAAGAAGAACATTAA
- the LOC133668565 gene encoding protein trichome birefringence-like 39: MAILLKPGLFLSLFLLISSYHTATEASKVAQSLNFNSTFSNGTSKARELAGKCNWFRGKWVFDPKYPLYDSNCPFIDPQFNCQKYGRPDSYYLKYRWQPFACDLPRFNGLYFLEKWRGKKIMFVGDSLSLNQWTSLTCLIHSWVPNSKYTLFRTDVLSSLTFEDYGVKILLYRTTYLVDLVNDKAGRVLKLDSINNGNAWLGMDMLIFNTWHWWTHTGKSQPWDYIQEGGKLYKDMNRLIAFYKGLTTWARWVNHNVDPSKTKVFFQDVSPTHYVGGDWNEPSKSCAAETQPFFGTRYPAGTPLAWAVVNKVLSRIKKPVYLLDVTTLSQYRKDAHPSHYGGDNGGTDCSHWCLPGLPDTWNQLLYAALFG, from the exons ATGGCTATCTTGCTCAAACCCGGCCTGTTTCTCTCGCTGTTTTTGTTGATATCTTCTTACCATACAGCAACAGAAGCTTCAAAAGTCGCCCAGAGCCTCAACTTCAACAGTACCTTCAGCAATGGTACCAGTAAAGCTAGAGAACTTGCCGGCAAGTGCAACTGGTTCAGAGGAAAATGGGTTTTTGATCCTAAATATCCTCTCTACGACTCAAATTGCCCCTTCATAGATCCACAGTTCAATTGTCAAAAGTATGGCAGACCTGATAGCTATTATCTCAAGTATCGGTGGCAACCTTTTGCATGTGACTTGCCCAG GTTTAATGGGCTATATTTCTTGGAGAAATGGAGAGGGAAGAAGATTATGTTTGTAGGTGACTCGTTGAGTTTGAACCAGTGGACATCTTTAACGTGTTTGATTCATTCATGGGTACCAAATTCAAAGTATACACTGTTTAGGACAGATGTGCTATCTTCTCTTACATTTGAG GACTACGGAGTCAAGATACTGCTATATCGAACGACATACCTGGTAGATCTCGTCAATGACAAGGCAGGACGAGTATTGAAGCTTGATTCGATAAACAATGGCAACGCATGGCTAGGCATGGACATGTTGATCTTCAACACTTGGCATTGGTGGACCCATACTGGAAAATCTCAGCC ATGGGATTATATCCAAGAAGGGGGTAAATTGTACAAAGATATGAACCGGCTAATTGCATTTTACAAGGGACTAACCACCTGGGCTAGATGGGTCAACCACAATGTTGATCCTTCTAAAACCAAAGTCTTCTTCCAGGACGTTTCTCCTACACATTATGT GGGCGGGGATTGGAATGAGCCATCAAAGTCATGCGCTGCTGAGACACAACCGTTCTTTGGAACAAGGTACCCAGCAGGAACACCGTTAGCTTGGGCTGTAGTTAACAAGGTTTTGAGCAGGATTAAGAAACCAGTCTACTTATTAGACGTGACCACACTTTCTCAGTACCGAAAAGATGCACATCCTTCGCATTACGGCGGCGACAATGGTGGCACAGATTGTAGCCACTGGTGTCTACCTGGATTGCCTGATACTTGGAACCAACTTCTATATGCAGCCCTCTTCGGTTGA